The proteins below come from a single Bombyx mori chromosome 19, ASM3026992v2 genomic window:
- the LOC110386463 gene encoding glutamate receptor ionotropic, delta-1, whose amino-acid sequence MEYFKLLVYFQSLQTSLQKACKVSLSISIGLENIIMCRVTKMKFVTFLMITIWARVVLTKDANLVDFLKTYVDNERKPTMVVLTGLCWKKDRVRNLVADLSKLGIRTSKPPSIDIQSKYHVVMHNTLFLNDLHCPETAEVIETAILHNLFRYPLRWLLLKNMSENSSVILEDIPAFADSDLVLAEITEELILLTELHKPNENGALISKDKGYYNGTMVDVRPHRELFKRRRDVMGRPLTMANVIQDSNNTRYHLPREDALELQYDVIPKICWMTAKLAFQMLNATPRYTFSYRWGYKVNGQWSGMINDLHTSKADLGTNCVVSDVERLSVVTYTDMLAPFRVRFVFRQPPLPSVANIFYLPFTGRVWAAVAVCAMVYTAAIYWASKWEFNLEKRSASQFDGTVGDAMLLTMSALSQQGCFIEPKRAPGRIMLFVLFTALMALYAAYSANIVVLLQAPSNSITSLAQLAASKVTLAANDVDYNHFVFSLYKDPVRVMIHKRIDPETGNGQFYSLEDGVDMIRQGFFAFHSIVEPVYRRIEETFLETEKCDLTEVDFLSSFDPFVPVKKDSPYLELLRVVFKQIRESGIQSALNRRYQVPKPRCSNKVAAFSSVGIVDLRPVLIMMIYGIISSCLILIMEMLVFKM is encoded by the exons ATGGAGTATTTCAAATTATTAGTTTACTTTCAGTCACTACAAACATCACTACAAAAGGCTTGTAAGGTCTCTCTGTCAATTAGCATCGGCTTAgagaatattattatgtgtcGGGTTACAAAAATGAAATTTGTTACTTTTCTTATGATAACGATTTGGGCCCGCGTGGTGCTCACAAAGGATGCGAACTTGGTGGATTTTCTTAAAACTTACGTGGATAATGAGAGAAAACCTACAATGGTTGTGTTGACGGGCCTTTGTTGGAAAAAAG ACAGAGTGCGTAATCTAGTAGCTGATCTGTCAAAGCTTGGAATTAGGACATCGAAGCCTCCGTCTATAGATATACAATCCAAATACCACGTCGTCATGCACAATACATTGTTCCTGAACGATTTGCATTGTCCCGAAACGGCAGAGGTCATTGAAACT GCTATTCTACATAATCTATTTCGGTATCCTCTACGGTGGCTTTTGCTGAAAAACATGTCCGAAAACTCTTCTGTCATACTTGAAGACATACCCGCGTTTGCAGACAGCGATTTAGTCTTAGCAGAAATAACAGAAGAATTAATTTTACTTACTGAAT TGCACAAACCGAATGAGAACGGCGCGTTGATATCAAAAGATAAAGGTTACTACAACGGAACTATGGTAGACGTTAGACCGCATCGAGAACTCTTCAAACGGCGCAGAGACGTGATGGGTCGTCCATTGACAATGGCGAATGTTATACAAGACAGCAACAACACTCGTTATCATCTGCCTAGGGAGGATGCCTT GGAACTCCAGTACGACGTTATTCCTAAAATCTGCTGGATGACCGCGAAGCTAGCGTTCCAAATGTTAAATGCCACTCCTCGGTACACCTTCAGCTATCGTTGGGGGTATAAAGTGAACGGGCAATGGTCGGGGATGATCAACGATTTGCACACCAGTAAAGCCGATTTGG GTACAAACTGCGTTGTTTCCGACGTCGAGCGTCTTTCAGTGGTCACGTACACAGATATGTTGGCTCCGTTTCGAGTTAGATTCGTTTTCAGACAGCCTCCCTTGCCGTCGGTCGCCAATATATTCTATTTGCCCTTTACCGGGCGCGTGTGGGCAGCTGTAGCTGTGTGCGCGATGGTTTACACCGCAGCTATATACTGGGCGAGTAAATGGGAGTTTAATTTAGAGAAG AGAAGTGCGTCTCAGTTCGACGGTACTGTGGGTGATGCGATGTTGCTTACGATGAGTGCACTAAGTCAACAGGGATGCTTTATAGAACCTAAAAGAGCTCCAG GTCGCATAATGCTATTTGTACTATTCACGGCGTTAATGGCGTTGTACGCTGCGTACTCTGCTAACATCGTGGTGTTGCTGCAGGCGCCTTCCAATTCCATTACGAGCCTTGCGCAGCTGGCCGCATCCAAGGTCACGTTGGCTGCCAACGATGTGGACTACAACCATTTTGTGTTTAGC CTATACAAGGATCCGGTGCGAGTGATGATACACAAACGCATCGACCCGGAGACCGGAAACGGTCAGTTCTACAGTCTCGAAGACGGAGTGGATATGATTAGACAG GGTTTCTTCGCGTTCCACTCGATCGTGGAGCCGGTGTACCGACGCATCGAAGAAACGTTTCTGGAGACAGAGAAATGCGACCTCACAGAGGTTGACTTCCTGAGCAGTTTCGATCCCTTCGTTCCAGTTAAGAAAGACTCTCCTTATCTAGAACTACTGAGAGTCGT CTTCAAACAAATCCGCGAGTCTGGTATCCAGTCGGCACTGAACAGGAGGTACCAAGTGCCGAAGCCTCGTTGCTCTAACAAAGTGGCGGCCTTCAGCAGCGTCGGCATCGTCGACTTGAGACCTGTTCTTATAATGATGATCTACGGAATAATATCGTCCTGTTTGATACTCATTATGGAGATGTTGGTGTTTAAAATGTAA